From a region of the Cognatiyoonia koreensis genome:
- a CDS encoding LacI family DNA-binding transcriptional regulator, translated as MATIYDVARTAGVSPKTVSRVLNGDAPVKKHTKEAVNKAIAELGYVPSTAARAMRSNKSGLVGLITGAISLSPNRSENSGLPDLHIVQGIQRAMEVSGKTLLIADTGGQMDRVPQLIRTFEEHRVEGLLYVADHHRQVSLPPVSPTTKMVLANCFDDKGTPSVLPNDHQGQFNLVKSLIAKGHRRIAYLALSTQLVATGLRITGYKDALAAANIGFDPALLVPAEIDISEDDAGVQLLWDAIDRVLALPEPPTVICFGNDRMAMRAYGILRSRGVALPDDLSVAGYDGHRLITETLYPTLTSAELPYAAIGIRATELLLGMINGTADAPSKPILVGGPVTPGNSVKDLPAPIINLSSIGRTTL; from the coding sequence ATGGCAACAATCTACGACGTCGCACGGACCGCAGGCGTATCGCCCAAAACTGTCAGCCGCGTGCTGAACGGCGATGCCCCCGTCAAGAAACACACCAAAGAGGCCGTGAACAAGGCCATCGCCGAACTGGGCTATGTGCCATCAACTGCCGCCAGGGCGATGCGATCCAACAAGTCGGGGTTGGTCGGGCTGATTACAGGTGCGATTTCATTGTCGCCCAATCGGTCCGAAAATTCGGGCCTGCCCGACCTTCACATCGTTCAGGGCATCCAGCGGGCGATGGAAGTCAGCGGCAAGACGCTTCTCATTGCAGATACCGGCGGCCAGATGGACCGCGTGCCGCAGTTGATCCGCACATTCGAGGAACACCGCGTCGAAGGCTTGCTCTATGTGGCTGACCACCACCGCCAAGTGTCGCTGCCGCCAGTGTCACCGACCACCAAGATGGTGCTGGCCAACTGTTTCGACGACAAAGGCACGCCGTCGGTTCTGCCCAATGATCACCAAGGCCAGTTCAATCTGGTGAAAAGCCTGATTGCCAAAGGGCACCGCCGGATCGCCTATCTCGCACTCAGCACACAGCTTGTGGCGACCGGCCTTCGGATCACCGGGTACAAGGATGCGCTGGCGGCCGCGAACATCGGATTTGATCCCGCACTTCTGGTGCCGGCCGAAATCGACATCTCTGAAGATGACGCCGGTGTGCAACTGCTGTGGGATGCGATTGACCGGGTCTTGGCACTGCCTGAACCACCTACCGTTATCTGTTTTGGCAACGACCGCATGGCCATGCGTGCCTACGGCATCCTGCGCAGCCGTGGCGTGGCCCTGCCCGATGATTTGTCGGTTGCGGGCTATGACGGCCACCGGTTGATCACCGAAACGCTTTACCCGACCCTCACATCCGCCGAGCTGCCTTATGCGGCCATCGGAATCCGTGCCACTGAACTGCTGCTTGGCATGATCAATGGCACCGCAGACGCGCCCTCCAAACCAATTCTGGTTGGAGGCCCCGTAACTCCCGGTAATTCCGTGAAGGATCTGCCGGCCCCCATCATTAATCTATCGTCAATAGGGAGGACGACACTATGA